A part of Leptospira wolffii serovar Khorat str. Khorat-H2 genomic DNA contains:
- a CDS encoding Lp29 family lipoprotein: protein MLFRISWLLVFYIAFLSCASRYLVDPPSESLENDKFNKKVKIAYLGFNSFKSTKLKNPDGTVDFEALSDPDSRTLKEPVSGGFPIPNENKPAGFRKDVPQEKVLYFAKSFLGVTGPTGVKELEKFLEIGRSGDQYTYSFRILPYDYYIMGLHDPVFEKPRNIFLNFVTIFSSLFSVASIGILPSYEAYSATTKVLVFDKNLNLIKEFEYNNDYSILRSLWVFPNPPECRIGSLSCLGMFSPTVKTTPAFVFEGNSRKIGSDLSKFVSNLK, encoded by the coding sequence ATGCTTTTTCGGATTTCTTGGTTACTCGTTTTTTATATCGCCTTTCTTTCCTGTGCGTCCAGGTATTTGGTAGATCCACCATCCGAATCGCTGGAAAACGATAAATTCAACAAAAAGGTCAAGATCGCCTATTTAGGTTTCAATTCTTTCAAATCCACGAAATTGAAAAATCCCGACGGGACCGTCGATTTTGAAGCTCTATCCGATCCGGATTCCAGAACCTTGAAGGAGCCGGTTTCCGGAGGGTTTCCGATCCCTAACGAGAATAAGCCTGCCGGATTTAGAAAAGATGTCCCGCAGGAAAAGGTTTTGTATTTCGCAAAATCCTTTCTAGGAGTAACCGGTCCGACGGGTGTCAAAGAACTGGAAAAATTCCTGGAAATAGGCAGGAGCGGAGATCAGTATACCTATTCTTTCCGGATTCTCCCGTACGATTATTATATAATGGGACTCCACGATCCCGTATTCGAGAAGCCTAGAAACATATTTTTAAATTTCGTAACCATATTCTCCAGTTTGTTCAGTGTCGCTTCGATCGGGATATTGCCTTCTTACGAGGCGTATTCCGCGACAACCAAGGTTTTGGTATTCGATAAGAATCTGAATTTAATTAAAGAATTCGAATATAATAACGATTATTCCATTCTCCGCTCCCTTTGGGTATTCCCGAATCCGCCGGAATGCCGTATCGGCAGCTTAAGCTGCTTGGGAATGTTCAGCCCCACCGTAAAAACCACCCCCGCGTTCGTATTCGAAGGGAATTCCAGAAAGATAGGATCCGATCTAAGCAAATTCGTTTCAAATTTGAAATAA
- a CDS encoding DUF1577 domain-containing protein, producing MRYFEKNPRSLDYIASKEQKQHVITKYLLDQELVLREDPFDKKFKVRKYIEDGEKIVVQALSGFPEADIKSLSFFKLLAKYIELDCQVSQKLENDLYLCKLDKVAIARSNREFSRVNVPNGKVFVTNIVSSKTIIEANMFNIPTLVKVNFEDYKNRLKKSSQDNIVIDAFKPGMERKFEIVKRTRKSLLLENAQVPESYGASSQPDRLDYSKDIDDDIPGMIRKFKDQKILSELIRPIIYTNHDNEPIPIGYIWIQSRDKNLTGEYLAELGRLSKEVVDRIKESNTMKTAERFRVLDASQKGIRIKIHDPNLIETLPKHNDFVFDVLFRMQAPLTVSGTIKWWSKDENEHLMIGLEFKSKSDQPGERERYIKNLDLLSKGAL from the coding sequence ATGAGATATTTTGAAAAGAACCCTCGCAGTTTGGATTATATCGCCTCAAAAGAGCAAAAACAGCATGTTATAACTAAGTATCTTTTGGACCAGGAATTGGTTCTAAGGGAAGATCCGTTCGATAAGAAATTCAAAGTTAGGAAGTATATAGAGGACGGGGAAAAAATAGTCGTCCAAGCTTTGAGCGGGTTTCCCGAGGCGGATATAAAGAGCCTTTCCTTTTTTAAACTTCTTGCCAAATACATTGAACTCGATTGCCAAGTGTCGCAGAAGCTGGAGAACGATCTTTATCTCTGTAAATTGGATAAGGTCGCAATTGCGAGATCGAACCGAGAGTTTTCCAGAGTCAACGTCCCGAACGGAAAAGTTTTCGTAACCAATATCGTTTCCTCCAAGACGATCATCGAGGCGAATATGTTCAATATTCCTACTCTGGTGAAGGTAAACTTCGAGGATTATAAAAACCGGTTAAAAAAAAGCAGTCAGGATAATATAGTGATCGACGCTTTCAAACCCGGTATGGAGAGAAAATTCGAGATCGTCAAGAGAACGAGGAAATCTTTGCTATTAGAGAATGCTCAGGTTCCGGAATCTTACGGTGCCTCTTCTCAACCGGACCGGTTGGATTATTCCAAGGACATCGACGACGACATTCCCGGAATGATCCGCAAATTTAAGGACCAAAAGATCCTATCCGAACTGATACGTCCGATCATTTATACGAATCACGATAACGAGCCTATACCGATCGGGTATATTTGGATCCAAAGTCGGGATAAGAATCTTACGGGAGAATATCTCGCCGAATTAGGGAGACTCTCCAAGGAAGTAGTGGATAGGATCAAGGAATCCAATACTATGAAGACCGCCGAAAGATTCAGGGTTTTGGACGCTTCCCAAAAGGGAATTAGGATTAAGATTCATGATCCGAATCTGATCGAGACTCTTCCTAAGCATAACGATTTCGTTTTTGACGTGCTCTTTCGGATGCAGGCACCCCTTACCGTTTCCGGTACGATCAAATGGTGGAGTAAGGACGAGAATGAACACTTAATGATAGGTCTGGAATTTAAGAGTAAATCCGATCAACCGGGAGAAAGGGAGAGATACATTAAGAATTTGGATCTGTTGAGTAAGGGAGCACTCTAA
- a CDS encoding DNA polymerase domain-containing protein, with product MNLKTISGHLFDVYHAEDLVYVWIKDEEGKPSLFFDRFQPVIYARGEESILKKMILRLLELDAIEGVPVYEYRKLFYENIDVPVMKFIISRPSILPKISKKLYALYGKFDIYHSDLDLPTSYMFQKRVFPLCKLELEYIEDPGGKRIQNIRAIDSPSDMDYEVPSFEIMRLDLKKSHRIPMESNHLVVRTKSDYFEISGKEPRKLLEKLDMLLKAEDPDILLTMHGDQVILPYILSQAQKTGILPALDRDRFAPVRRNITSKGTSYFTYGNIVFRAPSYPLFGRWHIDSKNSFVYKEADLVGVIELARLSRLPMQKMARASTGKALTYIETDVALRNGYLVPWQKSAVEAPKTALQLLEADKGGLVFQPDISDGKTAENVAQLDFAQMYPSIMAQHNISPECVNCLCCESDPNTPKAPDIGYRICNKRKGVVSEALEHVLERRAYYKKQTKTATGQKLEDYKAKQASLKWMLVTSFGYLGYRNAKFGRLESHESVNAFGREKLLIAKETAEEFGYDFVHAITDSIFIKKPDSSPLLETELEPLCTEIFNRTKIVMEVDGIYTWLLFPPSSQDKEMPVANRYMGRFQNGKLKCRGINARRKDLPRFIREAQDEMLEWMRGKVTIKDLKEGEAEILNIYGKYDSLVSQKKIPWEDLLLLKSSSKELEEYEVMGATALSMLKLQDMGMEVQAGEKLRYIVVNRKAKTKDRRYMPEEELQLHPDREQIDIEYYRKLLLSAFREVWAEFASFRDFDALIDPQGRFDF from the coding sequence GTGAATCTCAAAACGATCTCCGGCCATCTATTCGACGTGTATCACGCCGAAGACTTGGTGTACGTATGGATTAAGGACGAGGAAGGAAAGCCTTCCCTCTTTTTCGATCGTTTCCAACCGGTCATCTACGCAAGAGGAGAAGAATCCATCCTCAAAAAAATGATTCTAAGGTTATTGGAATTGGACGCTATCGAAGGAGTCCCCGTATACGAATATAGAAAATTATTCTACGAAAACATAGATGTGCCGGTAATGAAATTCATAATCAGTCGACCGTCCATTCTTCCCAAAATCAGTAAAAAACTCTACGCATTGTACGGAAAATTCGACATTTATCATTCCGATCTGGATCTTCCCACAAGCTATATGTTCCAAAAACGAGTCTTTCCTTTATGCAAACTGGAACTGGAGTATATCGAGGATCCAGGAGGAAAGAGAATCCAAAATATACGAGCCATCGATTCTCCCTCCGACATGGATTACGAAGTCCCGAGTTTCGAAATCATGCGATTGGACCTAAAAAAAAGCCACAGAATCCCCATGGAGTCGAATCATCTGGTCGTGAGAACCAAATCGGACTATTTCGAGATTTCCGGAAAGGAACCGAGAAAACTATTAGAAAAACTAGATATGCTTCTGAAAGCGGAGGATCCGGACATTCTATTGACCATGCACGGAGATCAGGTCATCCTCCCATATATACTCTCCCAGGCGCAAAAAACAGGCATCCTTCCCGCTTTAGATAGGGACAGATTCGCTCCGGTTCGTAGGAATATCACAAGCAAAGGAACTAGTTACTTCACCTACGGCAATATCGTATTCCGGGCTCCGTCTTATCCTCTATTCGGAAGATGGCATATCGATTCCAAAAATAGTTTCGTATATAAAGAGGCCGATCTCGTGGGAGTGATAGAGCTCGCGAGACTCTCCCGGTTACCCATGCAAAAAATGGCAAGAGCTTCCACGGGCAAGGCGCTCACCTATATAGAAACAGATGTGGCGCTTAGAAACGGTTATCTAGTTCCCTGGCAAAAAAGCGCAGTGGAGGCTCCGAAGACCGCCCTCCAACTTTTAGAAGCCGATAAAGGAGGATTGGTTTTCCAACCGGATATCAGCGACGGCAAGACCGCCGAAAATGTGGCCCAATTGGATTTTGCTCAAATGTATCCGAGCATCATGGCTCAGCATAATATTTCTCCCGAATGCGTTAACTGTCTTTGTTGCGAATCCGATCCGAACACCCCCAAGGCCCCGGATATAGGATATCGCATATGCAATAAACGCAAAGGTGTAGTTTCGGAAGCCTTGGAGCACGTATTAGAAAGAAGAGCCTATTATAAAAAACAGACAAAGACAGCAACGGGGCAAAAGCTCGAGGACTACAAGGCCAAACAAGCCAGTTTAAAATGGATGCTCGTGACCTCTTTCGGATATCTAGGCTATCGAAACGCCAAATTCGGAAGATTGGAAAGCCATGAAAGCGTAAACGCCTTCGGCAGGGAAAAACTCCTAATCGCAAAGGAGACCGCCGAGGAGTTCGGATACGATTTCGTTCATGCCATCACGGATAGCATCTTCATTAAAAAACCGGATTCTTCTCCCTTACTGGAGACCGAATTAGAACCGCTTTGTACGGAGATATTCAACAGAACCAAGATCGTCATGGAGGTGGACGGAATTTATACCTGGCTGCTCTTTCCTCCTTCTAGCCAGGACAAAGAGATGCCCGTAGCGAATCGTTATATGGGGCGTTTCCAAAACGGAAAATTGAAATGTAGAGGGATCAACGCAAGAAGAAAGGACCTCCCCCGTTTTATCAGAGAGGCTCAGGACGAGATGTTGGAATGGATGAGAGGAAAAGTCACCATAAAAGACCTGAAAGAGGGAGAAGCAGAGATCTTAAACATATACGGAAAATACGATTCCTTAGTATCTCAAAAAAAGATCCCTTGGGAAGACTTATTATTGCTCAAATCCAGTTCCAAGGAATTGGAAGAATACGAAGTGATGGGGGCCACCGCCCTATCCATGTTGAAACTGCAGGATATGGGTATGGAAGTACAGGCGGGAGAAAAGTTACGGTATATAGTAGTCAATCGTAAGGCAAAAACCAAAGACAGAAGGTATATGCCGGAAGAGGAATTACAACTCCATCCGGATCGAGAGCAAATAGATATAGAATATTATAGAAAACTACTACTTTCCGCTTTTCGGGAAGTCTGGGCCGAATTTGCCTCCTTCCGGGATTTCGACGCATTGATAGATCCCCAAGGCAGATTCGATTTTTGA
- a CDS encoding Pycsar system effector family protein has protein sequence MESELFKNVRARGSVDYLFRTVHQHHSQLSQMADQKANILIAASFVMLSLSLGYVQKPIYRMGLLTLMVFIVIAATLAIFAVMPTFKQKKNGKANPLFFGNFATQSEAEFLGKLASIAEEDASVYEALSRDLYQMGKSLYLTKYRYLRWSYRCFLLGFASSVILIVLEIRGIL, from the coding sequence ATGGAATCCGAGTTATTCAAAAATGTTCGTGCCCGTGGTTCGGTAGATTATCTTTTTAGAACCGTTCACCAGCACCATTCGCAGCTAAGCCAGATGGCGGACCAGAAAGCGAATATCCTGATTGCAGCCTCTTTCGTTATGCTTTCTCTTTCCTTAGGCTATGTGCAAAAACCCATATATCGTATGGGACTCCTGACGCTGATGGTGTTTATAGTCATCGCAGCGACTCTTGCGATCTTCGCGGTTATGCCCACATTCAAACAGAAAAAGAACGGGAAAGCGAATCCTCTTTTCTTCGGAAATTTCGCCACTCAATCCGAGGCGGAGTTCTTAGGGAAACTCGCAAGTATAGCCGAGGAGGACGCTTCCGTATACGAGGCATTGAGCAGAGATTTATACCAAATGGGAAAATCATTATATCTGACGAAATACAGATATTTGCGCTGGAGTTACCGTTGTTTCCTGTTAGGATTCGCCTCATCCGTGATTCTGATCGTTCTGGAGATCCGAGGTATTCTTTGA
- the glyA gene encoding serine hydroxymethyltransferase yields the protein MKYLPQQDPEIWKALKAEDERQENNLEMIASENFVSRAVLEAYTSTLTNKYAEGYPGKRYYNGCVNADAVESLAIERAKKLFGAEYANVQPHSGAQANMAVFLATMEPGDSFLGMNLAHGGHLTHGSPVNISGRYYKPVPYGVDPETETIDYDALASLAKEHKPKLIVAGASAYARIIDFDKFAQIARDVGAKLMADIAHISGLVSTGYHPSPIGSFDFVTTTTHKTLRGPRGGLILSTLENEKVLNSRVFPGIQGGPLMHVIAAKAVAFGEALNPDYKKYIETVLANAKTLAEVLVKRGFRVVSGGTDNHLVLLDVSVKGLTGAKAADGLDEVGVTVNKNAIPFDKNPPAVASGIRLGTPALTTRGLKPSDIEKVGNLIADFLDNPDDEKTKEKVRGGVKEITQQFPMDRFRLD from the coding sequence ATGAAATACCTTCCCCAACAAGATCCGGAAATTTGGAAAGCGCTGAAAGCCGAGGACGAACGCCAGGAAAACAATCTGGAGATGATCGCGTCCGAAAATTTCGTGTCCAGAGCGGTATTGGAAGCCTACACTTCCACCCTAACCAATAAGTATGCGGAAGGATATCCCGGTAAAAGATATTATAACGGATGCGTGAACGCGGACGCGGTCGAGTCCCTCGCGATCGAGAGAGCCAAAAAATTATTCGGAGCAGAATACGCTAACGTGCAGCCCCACTCGGGAGCTCAGGCAAATATGGCCGTGTTTTTGGCGACCATGGAACCGGGAGATTCCTTCTTGGGAATGAATCTGGCCCACGGAGGACACCTGACTCACGGATCTCCTGTAAATATCAGCGGGCGTTATTATAAGCCGGTTCCCTACGGAGTGGATCCGGAGACGGAAACGATAGATTACGACGCTCTGGCTTCTCTGGCAAAAGAACATAAACCGAAGCTGATCGTAGCCGGAGCTTCCGCTTACGCAAGAATCATAGATTTCGATAAATTCGCCCAGATCGCTCGGGATGTGGGTGCCAAACTCATGGCGGATATCGCTCATATCTCCGGACTCGTATCCACCGGATACCATCCTTCTCCGATCGGCAGCTTCGACTTCGTAACGACTACGACTCATAAAACGCTACGAGGACCTAGAGGAGGGTTAATCCTTTCTACATTAGAAAATGAGAAAGTGCTAAACTCCAGAGTGTTTCCGGGAATCCAAGGCGGTCCGCTTATGCATGTAATCGCGGCAAAAGCGGTGGCTTTCGGAGAAGCCTTAAATCCCGATTATAAGAAATATATAGAGACGGTACTTGCAAACGCAAAGACTCTTGCGGAAGTCCTAGTAAAAAGAGGATTCCGAGTCGTGAGCGGAGGAACCGATAATCACTTAGTACTCTTGGATGTATCCGTAAAAGGACTTACCGGAGCCAAGGCCGCTGACGGACTCGACGAAGTGGGAGTGACCGTGAACAAGAACGCGATTCCCTTCGATAAGAATCCCCCTGCGGTCGCTTCCGGAATCAGATTGGGAACTCCCGCCTTGACCACCAGAGGACTTAAACCTTCCGATATCGAAAAAGTGGGAAATCTCATCGCGGATTTCTTGGACAATCCCGACGACGAAAAGACCAAGGAAAAAGTCCGAGGCGGAGTCAAAGAAATCACGCAACAATTCCCGATGGATCGTTTCCGTCTGGATTGA
- a CDS encoding biotin/lipoate A/B protein ligase family protein translates to MRTFLLDQKAIRTPYYNLALEEALATQLVKFGLRGGLRFWEGPRSIILGLSEKPERTAGPSNMESFLKRFSGSSLPLKPSSEDPPYIARRASGGGTVVHEPGWNLNFSLFVSLKEKPELYPVGTSYKIFLDLVSKALGRQGLPARCKGKSDLALDTGDTDWKKISGNAQFRKKDCIVQHGTLILDPRLIPLVSDLLPHPPEEPEYRQGRSHSSFVTSLPSGFSVPKFKEDLSLLFADYLGVGNMDTRADRSYSRAVFQEAERLRKEKYSSLTYILGG, encoded by the coding sequence ATGCGAACCTTCCTTCTAGACCAAAAGGCAATCCGAACTCCTTATTATAATCTGGCCTTGGAAGAAGCCTTAGCCACTCAGTTGGTAAAGTTCGGCTTAAGAGGCGGCCTTAGATTTTGGGAGGGACCTAGATCCATTATCCTGGGTCTTTCCGAAAAACCGGAAAGAACGGCCGGGCCAAGTAACATGGAATCTTTTCTAAAAAGATTTTCCGGATCCTCTCTGCCGCTCAAACCTTCCTCGGAAGATCCACCTTATATAGCTCGGAGAGCCAGCGGAGGAGGAACCGTCGTCCACGAACCCGGATGGAATCTGAACTTCAGTTTATTCGTTTCCTTAAAGGAGAAACCGGAACTTTATCCCGTAGGAACTTCTTATAAGATATTCTTGGATCTGGTTTCCAAGGCCTTGGGTAGGCAAGGCTTGCCGGCAAGATGCAAGGGTAAATCGGATCTAGCCTTGGATACCGGAGATACGGATTGGAAAAAGATCTCCGGAAACGCTCAATTCAGAAAGAAGGACTGCATCGTGCAGCATGGAACCTTGATCCTGGATCCGAGACTGATCCCTTTGGTCTCCGATCTACTCCCCCATCCGCCGGAAGAACCGGAATACAGACAAGGAAGATCCCATTCCAGTTTCGTAACCTCCCTTCCTTCCGGCTTTTCCGTCCCAAAATTCAAGGAAGACCTTTCCCTTTTATTTGCGGATTATCTGGGGGTCGGAAACATGGACACGAGGGCTGATCGATCCTATTCGAGAGCGGTTTTCCAGGAAGCCGAACGACTCAGAAAGGAAAAATACTCCAGTCTGACTTATATACTGGGAGGGTAA
- a CDS encoding SGNH/GDSL hydrolase family protein, with translation MVFLISCTQDGEGKKKLPVRPTFALFGDSISAFWPVEEQFSDFEAVKIAFPVRSTVAIQEAAKNEDNHYRACMLNGGINDFLNNFEPTQEEVDETVERQLRTIQILGSKCDYLILLNVWRVEPPWPVQAASMINIEMKRKANFLPRIDPEDLIHPEMLLDGGHLTPEGYRVLSDRVSKYLKATLPEFWLELL, from the coding sequence TTGGTCTTTTTGATTTCCTGCACCCAAGACGGAGAGGGGAAGAAGAAGCTTCCTGTTCGCCCTACCTTTGCGTTATTCGGAGATAGCATTTCGGCGTTCTGGCCCGTGGAGGAACAGTTTTCGGATTTCGAAGCGGTAAAGATCGCTTTTCCGGTCCGTTCCACCGTTGCCATTCAGGAGGCGGCAAAGAACGAGGACAATCATTACCGAGCCTGTATGTTGAACGGCGGTATCAACGATTTCCTGAATAATTTTGAACCCACGCAAGAAGAAGTGGATGAAACCGTGGAGAGGCAGCTCCGCACGATTCAGATCCTGGGATCCAAATGTGATTATCTCATTCTTCTGAATGTATGGAGAGTGGAACCTCCCTGGCCGGTTCAAGCCGCTTCCATGATCAATATCGAGATGAAGAGGAAGGCGAATTTTTTGCCCAGAATAGATCCGGAGGATCTGATTCATCCGGAAATGCTTTTGGACGGCGGTCATTTGACTCCCGAGGGCTATAGGGTCCTTTCGGATAGGGTTTCCAAATACTTGAAAGCGACTCTTCCCGAATTCTGGTTGGAGCTATTATAG
- a CDS encoding rhomboid family intramembrane serine protease — protein sequence MASFSGGFGIQTTEVVRKLLFLYIGVFILEFILKFAYPPLLINILTFVGLSPGLVLDHFFVWQILTYNILHDPNSILHILFQMLALWMFGSSLEAHWGTRNFVKYYLFCVFGGGILPILTHVAGFHSAGVIGTSAAVGGMIIAYGLIWPNRELLIFGLFPMKAKYYSILFLVILGFVSLSSGVPVSSEIGGALFGILYFIYYTKIKYRFGISLPSFSFSRWRQKRKMNRWQDEMKNREKAKEEVDRLLEKISKEGINSLNRKEKKFLKEASAKYYDAQQH from the coding sequence ATGGCTTCTTTCTCCGGCGGATTCGGAATCCAGACTACCGAAGTGGTTCGCAAACTCCTCTTTTTGTATATAGGCGTTTTTATCCTCGAATTTATCCTAAAATTCGCCTACCCCCCGCTTTTAATCAATATTCTAACGTTCGTAGGACTCTCTCCCGGTCTTGTCCTGGATCATTTCTTCGTTTGGCAGATACTAACGTATAATATTCTCCACGATCCGAATTCCATTCTTCATATTCTTTTTCAGATGCTCGCTCTTTGGATGTTCGGATCCTCCCTGGAAGCGCATTGGGGAACCAGAAATTTCGTAAAGTATTACCTTTTCTGCGTATTCGGAGGCGGGATCCTCCCTATTCTCACTCATGTAGCCGGATTCCATTCCGCAGGAGTGATCGGAACTTCCGCAGCCGTAGGAGGAATGATCATCGCCTACGGACTCATATGGCCCAATCGAGAATTGCTCATTTTCGGGCTGTTCCCCATGAAAGCTAAATATTACTCCATCCTATTTCTTGTGATCTTAGGATTCGTATCCCTGTCCAGCGGGGTTCCGGTTTCCTCCGAAATCGGAGGAGCTCTGTTCGGAATTCTATATTTTATATATTACACCAAGATAAAATATCGTTTCGGGATCAGTTTACCTTCCTTCTCCTTTTCCCGCTGGAGACAGAAAAGAAAAATGAACCGCTGGCAGGACGAGATGAAAAATCGTGAAAAAGCCAAGGAGGAAGTGGATCGGCTATTGGAGAAGATCTCGAAAGAAGGAATCAATTCCCTCAATCGAAAGGAAAAGAAATTCTTAAAGGAAGCCTCCGCAAAATATTACGACGCGCAACAGCATTAA
- a CDS encoding MBL fold metallo-hydrolase, whose amino-acid sequence MEIHLYGVRGSIPSPLSTQEYREKLISVLRLAAKSEGRAFSSPEEWIETLPEPLNYVVGGNTTCVRIRAKSGAEIVVDLGTGARVLGEEYINDVFGKGKGELSIFFTHTHWDHIHGIPFFKPLYIPGNKFIFHSPLDDLQERLSYQQDPRFFPIHFDKFGSQRNFHRLQKGENVEIGGVKVEWLPLKHPGGSIAYKFTENGKSFIFATDAEYTGEDLPVVAEQKPFFQGADLLVMDAQYTLDESFQKFDWGHTSYTMAVNCAATWEIRTLALTHHEPAYSDEILAIILDDAKTHAENLGAKDLSIILAREGTKFELI is encoded by the coding sequence ATGGAAATCCATTTATACGGTGTCAGAGGTTCCATCCCATCCCCCCTTTCCACCCAGGAATATAGGGAAAAACTAATTTCCGTCTTACGCCTGGCGGCTAAATCGGAGGGAAGGGCTTTCTCTTCTCCGGAAGAATGGATCGAAACCTTACCGGAACCCTTGAATTATGTGGTGGGTGGAAATACCACCTGCGTGAGGATCCGGGCCAAGTCCGGAGCGGAAATCGTAGTGGATCTGGGGACCGGGGCCCGAGTCTTAGGAGAGGAATACATTAACGATGTGTTCGGAAAGGGAAAGGGAGAGCTTTCCATTTTTTTCACCCATACGCATTGGGATCATATACACGGGATTCCCTTTTTCAAACCTCTCTATATTCCGGGAAATAAGTTCATATTCCATTCTCCTTTGGACGATTTGCAGGAAAGATTATCCTACCAACAAGACCCTCGCTTCTTCCCCATTCATTTCGACAAATTCGGATCCCAGAGAAATTTCCACCGCTTGCAAAAAGGGGAGAATGTGGAAATCGGAGGTGTGAAAGTGGAATGGCTTCCGCTGAAACATCCCGGAGGCTCGATCGCCTACAAATTCACCGAAAACGGTAAGAGTTTTATTTTCGCCACGGACGCGGAGTATACGGGGGAGGATCTGCCTGTGGTCGCGGAGCAAAAGCCGTTCTTCCAAGGAGCGGACCTTCTGGTAATGGACGCCCAGTACACCTTGGACGAATCCTTCCAGAAATTCGATTGGGGACATACTTCCTACACGATGGCGGTCAACTGCGCCGCCACCTGGGAAATCCGGACCCTGGCCCTGACCCACCACGAACCCGCGTATTCCGACGAAATTTTAGCCATCATCTTGGATGACGCCAAAACCCATGCTGAAAATCTTGGAGCCAAGGACCTATCCATTATCCTTGCGAGAGAAGGAACGAAATTCGAACTCATATGA